A genomic region of Salinibacter pepae contains the following coding sequences:
- the rimP gene encoding ribosome maturation factor RimP has protein sequence MNPTQQHLADRVSGLTEEVIVGTDYFLVDVEVRGHKGTRVVEVYIDSEEEVGHDDLALISKEIGFLLDVEDVVDGSYKLELSSPGIKRPLTMPAQYRKNVGRTLRVRFESDGDEEIVVGDLTDADDEEIELELPSAERLQLPYTIITQARIELPW, from the coding sequence GTGAACCCCACGCAACAACACCTTGCCGACCGGGTTTCCGGACTGACCGAAGAGGTGATCGTCGGAACCGACTACTTTCTGGTGGACGTGGAGGTGCGGGGGCACAAGGGGACACGGGTCGTGGAGGTGTACATTGACTCCGAGGAGGAGGTGGGCCACGATGACCTCGCCCTCATTAGCAAAGAGATCGGGTTTCTGCTTGACGTGGAGGACGTGGTCGATGGAAGCTACAAGCTGGAGCTCTCCTCCCCCGGGATTAAGCGTCCTTTGACGATGCCGGCGCAGTATCGGAAGAACGTTGGCCGCACCTTGCGTGTACGATTCGAAAGCGACGGCGACGAAGAAATCGTGGTGGGGGACTTGACCGACGCGGACGACGAAGAGATTGAACTGGAGCTGCCCTCTGCGGAGCGCCTTCAGCTGCCATACACGATAATCACCCAGGCTCGGATTGAGCTGCCCTGGTAA
- the prfB gene encoding peptide chain release factor 2 (programmed frameshift), with translation MKSYSDEDLEQLAERVEALGGYLDVDGRRMTVEELNQERMDPDFWDDPDRAREIEKRIAREEEWIEAWEDVKEQAEDIETLQLLSEEEGEDMSDEIDAEARRLERKLDRLELESLLDDPDDERDAIVEINPGAGGTESQDWAEMLLRMYMRWAEDEEYDVELVHQQPGEEAGIKSATLNVQGRHAYGRLKSETGVHRLVRISPFDADSRRHTSFASVFVYPEVDDSIGVDLSEGEIELQTFRSGGKGGQHVNKVETGVRLIWTGTLSNGEEATVRAACTQERSQHQNRRRAREMLKSRIYQAERELKEEEKERLESSKKSIEWGSQIRSYVLHPYKMVNDHRTDTKRNDAEAVLEGQLDPFMKAYLLKGKKDRDTSPV, from the exons ATGAAGTCGTACTCGGACGAAGACCTCGAACAGCTAGCTGAGCGCGTGGAGGCGCTCGGGGGCTATCTT GACGTAGACGGTCGCCGCATGACCGTCGAAGAGCTCAACCAGGAGCGGATGGACCCCGACTTCTGGGACGACCCGGACCGGGCCCGCGAGATCGAAAAGCGAATTGCCCGCGAAGAAGAATGGATCGAGGCGTGGGAGGACGTCAAGGAGCAGGCCGAGGACATTGAGACCCTTCAGCTTCTCTCCGAAGAGGAAGGGGAAGACATGTCGGACGAGATCGACGCGGAGGCGCGAAGGCTCGAACGGAAGCTCGATCGATTGGAGTTGGAGAGCCTTCTCGACGACCCTGACGACGAGCGGGACGCCATTGTCGAAATCAACCCCGGCGCCGGGGGCACCGAAAGCCAAGACTGGGCAGAAATGCTGCTCCGCATGTACATGCGGTGGGCCGAGGACGAAGAGTACGACGTGGAACTCGTCCATCAGCAGCCTGGGGAGGAGGCCGGCATCAAGAGCGCAACCCTGAATGTGCAGGGACGGCACGCCTACGGCCGCCTGAAAAGCGAAACCGGTGTGCACCGACTGGTCCGCATCTCCCCGTTCGACGCCGACAGCCGCCGCCACACCTCGTTTGCGAGTGTCTTCGTCTACCCCGAGGTTGACGACAGCATCGGGGTGGACTTGAGTGAGGGCGAAATAGAACTCCAGACCTTCCGGTCCGGCGGCAAGGGGGGGCAGCACGTCAACAAGGTCGAAACGGGCGTCCGTTTGATCTGGACCGGCACCCTGTCCAACGGCGAGGAGGCCACCGTCCGGGCCGCGTGTACTCAGGAGCGGAGCCAGCACCAAAACCGCCGTCGTGCCCGAGAGATGCTCAAGAGCCGCATCTACCAGGCGGAGCGGGAGCTCAAAGAAGAAGAAAAAGAGCGGCTTGAGAGTTCGAAGAAAAGCATCGAATGGGGGAGTCAGATCCGCTCGTACGTGCTCCACCCCTACAAGATGGTGAACGACCACCGGACGGACACCAAGCGGAACGACGCGGAGGCCGTGCTGGAAGGGCAACTGGACCCGTTCATGAAAGCCTATCTCCTCAAAGGCAAGAAAGACCGAGACACGTCTCCAGTATAG